In Nostoc sp. UHCC 0926, a single genomic region encodes these proteins:
- a CDS encoding TldD/PmbA family protein translates to MWSELKKAIASFDIPADWIGIRAVKETSTTRLVRDALPQINGKSFTVGAMLEVLVNGCLGYAATNSLELSSLQAAAQTAYKQALAASEWWIHPFGESERPKVVGEYKSPFLEPLDALSPGEINDLLVRICQTLKVDDKIVQTIASASTTERESWFISSNGSEVYQKILSIGTNYGATAQDGAVVQQRSNNGSQANCYQGGLELLKQEDLWHRVRQIGKQAVELLTAEECPTTRTNLVLAPDQMMLQIHESVGHPLEIDRILGDERNYAGGSFVNKSDFGNLVYGSPLMNITFDPTVAGEFASYGFDDTGAVATREYLVKEGVLQRGLGSLESQARTGVPGVACARASSWNRPAIDRMANLNLEPLNTSFEEIIAGIEHGVYMESNRSWSIDDRRYKFQFGCEYAKLIENGKFTKTLRNPNYRATTPEFWHSLIQVGNADNWEMYGTPYCGKGEPNQAIWVGHGSPVCVFANVEVFGGGS, encoded by the coding sequence ATGTGGTCTGAACTTAAAAAAGCGATCGCTAGTTTCGACATTCCCGCTGATTGGATCGGTATTAGAGCCGTAAAGGAGACTTCTACTACCCGTTTAGTCCGTGACGCCTTACCCCAGATAAACGGCAAATCCTTCACTGTAGGAGCTATGCTGGAAGTTTTAGTTAATGGCTGTCTGGGTTATGCAGCTACTAACTCTCTGGAACTGTCTTCCCTACAAGCCGCTGCTCAAACAGCCTATAAACAGGCACTAGCAGCCAGTGAATGGTGGATACATCCCTTCGGTGAAAGTGAGCGCCCTAAAGTCGTTGGTGAATATAAATCTCCATTTCTTGAGCCATTGGATGCTCTGAGTCCGGGAGAAATCAACGATTTACTGGTTCGCATTTGCCAAACGCTGAAAGTTGACGACAAGATTGTGCAAACCATAGCCAGTGCCAGCACCACTGAGAGAGAATCTTGGTTTATTAGCAGCAACGGCTCAGAAGTCTATCAAAAAATACTATCTATAGGCACTAATTACGGAGCCACCGCCCAAGATGGAGCGGTTGTACAGCAGCGCAGCAACAACGGCTCACAAGCAAACTGTTACCAAGGTGGACTAGAGCTTTTAAAACAAGAAGATTTATGGCATCGGGTGCGGCAAATTGGTAAACAAGCAGTAGAACTCTTGACAGCAGAAGAATGCCCAACCACCCGTACCAATTTAGTTTTAGCCCCAGACCAAATGATGCTGCAAATCCATGAAAGTGTCGGGCATCCCCTAGAAATTGACCGAATTTTGGGAGATGAGCGTAACTATGCTGGAGGCAGCTTCGTTAATAAAAGTGATTTTGGCAACCTAGTATATGGTTCGCCACTGATGAATATTACCTTTGATCCCACCGTGGCTGGTGAATTTGCTAGCTATGGCTTTGATGATACGGGTGCTGTAGCAACGCGGGAGTATTTGGTAAAAGAAGGTGTACTCCAACGGGGTTTGGGCAGTCTGGAGAGTCAAGCAAGAACAGGCGTACCAGGAGTTGCCTGTGCCCGTGCTTCCTCATGGAATCGACCAGCGATCGATCGCATGGCAAACTTGAATTTAGAGCCTCTAAACACGAGCTTTGAAGAGATTATTGCCGGGATAGAACACGGCGTTTACATGGAATCTAACCGATCTTGGTCAATTGACGATCGCCGCTACAAATTTCAATTTGGTTGCGAGTACGCTAAATTAATTGAAAATGGTAAATTCACCAAAACCCTCCGCAATCCTAACTATCGCGCCACAACACCAGAGTTTTGGCACAGCTTAATCCAAGTTGGAAATGCTGACAACTGGGAAATGTATGGTACTCCTTATTGTGGTAAAGGAGAGCCAAATCAGGCCATTTGGGTAGGACATGGTTCACCTGTTTGTGTATTTGCTAATGTCGAAGTTTTTGGTGGAGGAAGTTAA